In Pan paniscus chromosome 1, NHGRI_mPanPan1-v2.0_pri, whole genome shotgun sequence, the DNA window TGTTTCAGGGCATTCGTTCCCTGGCCATACTTTTCCTTTACCTCTTTCTTTCAACTCACCCCATCTGGTTTAGTGATCTTGGTCACAGAGATGCTCTTGAAATAGGATTTGGGCTGGGGCTGTAGAACCGGGCCAAGACCCTCCTGGGAAACCTGGGAATCAAGATCTGGAAGAGCAGAGAGATGaagaagcaggagagaaagagtccaaaggaaaaaaggagacaAGTGTACAGGAAGAAACTTCAGGGAGGGAGAACACACAGAACTTCAGAAGAATAACAAAAGGCTGGTAAACTTCCCCTTCCTCCAGACTTACCATTGTCCTCTCTGGTTCTAGGATGGGGGTCCATAGGCCATACATCATCAAACTGCAGAAGAAACCATAGTAAGTGAAAAGACTCCTTCCAATCTGAAACTTGAAAGGTCATAGACCTCAAACTACTCCCGAGCTCCAAAACCCCCTTCCGCAGAAGAGATAATTCCATTCAGAATAGCCTTATTTACACTCCTTCCTGGCTGTTTTATGTATCCTTCTACCAGAAAGACTTCCTGAACTGATATATTCCTATCCTCTGTGCACAATCCTGCCTTATCCAAGAATTATCTAGACcagtggtgtttttttgtttttgttttttaaaagaaacagaacacCCATCTCCCCCCAAAGAAAATCCCACAAGCTTaatatagaaaacagaaaacactaaATGGAGGGCTTAGGATTCCAACCCAAGGCTATCAGATTCAAACAAGAATTGCAAtctttggccaggcatgatggctcacacttgtaattccagcactttgggaggccgaggtgggtggatcacctgaggtcaggagctcgaaagcagcctggccaacacggtgaaacgccatctctactaaaaacacaaaaattagctgggcgtttggcaggcgactgtaatcccagctactcaggaggctgaggcaggagaatcacttgaacctgggaattggaggttgcagtgagctgagattgtgccacggcactacagcctgggcaacagagcaaggctgggTCTCAAacaatttttgagatggagtctccacctcctgggttcaaccaattctcctgcctcagcctcctgagtagctggcattacaggcacctgccaccatgcccggctaattttttgtatttttagtagacacggggtttcaccatgttgaccaggctggtctccaactcctgacctctggtgatctgcccacctcggcctcccaaagtgctgggattacaggcgtgagccaccgcacctagccagtCTTTGCACTTTATTAGTGGTCTCTCACAAGCTCTCACTTCAGGACCAGATGGGATACTCACCCTATGAAATGGCCTCTGGGAGCCCCAGTCTGGTGCTGGTTGGGGGGATTCACTTCTTGCATCACTCTCCAAGACCCCCCCAAAGATCCTGGGCTGGTGACTATCTGGATACTTAAGCATTGAGTCCCGAAGTGTCTGTCCCTCCCGTAGTCTCTCACCAGGTGTCTCTGACTCAGGACCTGGAAGTTCTGCAGAAAGGTGGCAGGTGTTTGCTGGGATGGGAAAGGACTTGGGCTCTATTAATCTCCCTGAAATCATCAGTCTTCTCACACTTCCCATCCCCCAGCTACTCCCTGCAGGCTCTTTATTTCACCCACCAACCCACCAGAAACCACAGGTTGCCCCTTAGGGGAAGCCACACACCAGGAGGATGGGAAGGCAAGGTCCAGGCCCCCATATCGCTGAAGATGCTATTGAAATCTCGTACTAGGTCATCAAAGCCGAAGTTATCGTGGAAACGTATCcctcctcctgggctgaagctgaAGCCGAAGCCAAATTCCTCAGGGGGGTGCTGAGGACTATGGAACCTTGGGTTCCCACGGCCCCATGAgcccccttcttcctcttcttcctcatcatcatcttcatctcgAGTCATCCCTCCAAAAAAGGGATCTCTGTGGCTGAGAGTGGAGGCAGATTGGCCACCAATATTTCAGCACTATTTAAGCCATTAAATCAACTCATGGGTGGCAAAGTGGGACAAGAGCAAGGGGTCTGGGAAGCTAGGGAGAGGGTCGGAGGACTGGCTGCCACATCAAAACATTAATACAATGGctgacagttcttttttttttttttttaatcaaagtcaGACCTCAGCTCGCAGCTCCCTTCATACACCTTCCCCCAGTTTTTCTTCAGTGTGCCCCagtccctcctctctctcccaagGTCCTGCTCACTTGCTCACTGTCCTATTCCCCAGACCCTCATTGTCTTCCCCGCCCGGGTCCCTGTTGCATCACCCCAGGTTGGAGAAAGGCTTAGTTTGCTGTTTCTCCTCTTAATGACCGCCTTGGTTACTGTGGCGGGGTGAGTGTTCAATGTTGCGACTTCTGTCCTCTCTTCAGGAGTTGAAGGAGTGGGACAGAGGATGTTTTTCCAAAAATAAGACGTAGGGGTCAAGCTCCCCTCAGACTACCCCCACCCTTGTCCGAGCCGGACCTACTCTCACCTCCGAGGTCCAGGAAAGCCGAAAAAGCCCCGGAAGAGATCAAAGAGGCTCATTCCCGTACTGGGACGCGAACCTTTGAACCCCTCCAGTGGTCCATTCGCAGAAGGGGGAAACCTGCGCAGCCCTGTGAGAAATTGAGCGAGGCGTCAGCCCACGCTACCGGAAAGCAAGCCCGCGATGCTGACACTGTCGTAAACGACGGTAAGCCGGACGTGAAATGGAGGCGGGACCGAAGGTCTTCCTCAAATTTGAAAGGCTTTATCTTTACCCCACCTTTCAGAGACCAGTTTCCGTGACGGGAGTGGGCGTGACGCACTTTCAGTTTCCTATGACCGCCTTCCTCCTAAATCTGTTCTTCTTTCTGCAGACCAACTCAGTACGAAAAGCGATTTCGAGGGTTTGACTCTGGATGGCACCCGGATAAAGCCGCCAGAGGGCAGCCCAGCCGCACAAATGGACCGGCTTGAGGGCGTCCCTCAACCACCCCACCCGCGGGGCTGGCCAGCCTCACAGCAGAAGCCACCTCGCCCCTTACTCGGGCGTTCTTTTTGACTGACCTGGGCGATGTCTGCTGTTAGAGGGATGAACAAAATGCTTTTCCAAGCTCCTTCTAGTATTGAATTCCCCAGAGAAGAGATCAAGACATAAGAGACGCATGGACTTAACTTCCTCCACCTCTCTAGCTACTAGGGAGTTTGTTATAACCATatagaattcttttttctaaGCAGGCTCTGCAACCAGCAAGACAAAGGATTTTTAAGAAAGCAAGGGAAGGGAAGCTAGTTGAGTCCTGAGAAGGAACAAATTGGGGGTTATAAAGAAGTATCCctttggtatctttttttttttgagacaaagttttctctcatgtttcccaggctggagtgcagtggcaccatgtcggctcactgcaaccttcgcctcccaggttctctcctgtctcagcctcccgagtagctgggattacagtcatgcgcctccacgcccggctacttttgtattttttgtagaaacggggtttcaccatgttgaccaggctggtctcaaactcctgacctaaggtgatccgcccaac includes these proteins:
- the HAX1 gene encoding HCLS1-associated protein X-1 isoform X1, encoding MSLFDLFRGFFGFPGPRSHRDPFFGGMTRDEDDDEEEEEEGGSWGRGNPRFHSPQHPPEEFGFGFSFSPGGGIRFHDNFGFDDLVRDFNSIFSDMGAWTLPSHPPELPGPESETPGERLREGQTLRDSMLKYPDSHQPRIFGGVLESDARSESPQPAPDWGSQRPFHRFDDVWPMDPHPRTREDNDLDSQVSQEGLGPVLQPQPKSYFKSISVTKITKPDGIVEERRTVVDSEGRTETTVTRHEADSSPRGDPESPRPPALDDAFSILDLFLGRWFRSR
- the HAX1 gene encoding HCLS1-associated protein X-1 isoform X2; the protein is MSLFDLFRGFFGFPGPRSFSPGGGIRFHDNFGFDDLVRDFNSIFSDMGAWTLPSHPPELPGPESETPGERLREGQTLRDSMLKYPDSHQPRIFGGVLESDARSESPQPAPDWGSQRPFHRFDDVWPMDPHPRTREDNDLDSQVSQEGLGPVLQPQPKSYFKSISVTKITKPDGIVEERRTVVDSEGRTETTVTRHEADSSPRGDPESPRPPALDDAFSILDLFLGRWFRSR